Proteins encoded in a region of the Trypanosoma brucei brucei TREU927 chromosome 5, complete sequence genome:
- a CDS encoding choline/ethanolamine kinase, putative, with amino-acid sequence MALRPFPLGNTPLHAVIRRSAREFECVEAVPASNAVRSPSTASWVSAESLDSIISLANRTSEEMEVDQLIYRLCRSLYHVAKKKSAQIHCHPNHQERQQQQQQASSSGWRSVECEGHFSNMRGREDWCPLLHLFDPRSYYKVMGQPSQHDGCKLCGDVVGTESSPEGVSQWLMSELSVTRLTGGNSNHVYRLGHASFPKKAVLLRVYGDGGGGDVIDRARDIKVMRLMSKSEMGPGLLHTFHWGRVEEFMDGVLTCTTEKLLTSPSLLADVYGGLSKMHQLDYTPLLPENMRTKGMSNGHNSSQSVSDTVSKSGGGQEGPDGTVGGVNELESTCHTSFERVCLRLLRLVSLNVVEEHRHSLESWLAGEVMFVRRELQYRGIPVVLSHNDLNPGNILLSDGAGEASGTVFSDEELRVENTPLSKRYVTRKGKNMNLVERRGFLFIDFEYADANYRCFDLGNTLCELDYDYTRGTEAGGRGFIKYLFVFPPPAMEEAWRGLGEEYPRMPELIYDAWRRGVCDGSSDIGSVALLAVRRYFAERDNVPLETVELSEAQVGEVLLGMLASHLYWTIWSMTMGSAPDNCVECEDCDDQMFAVGGSGLDYMRYGECRLREYIALRGWLAEKGLLS; translated from the coding sequence ATGGCATTACGACCGTTCCCGTTGGGGAACACACCGCTGCATGCCGTCATTCGGCGTTCTGCTCGTGAATTTGAATGTGTTGAGGCAGTTCCCGCCTCGAATGCTGTTCGCTCACCTTCAACTGCATCATGGGTTTCTGCAGAGTCCCTTGATAGTATCATTTCACTGGCTAACCGCACATCTGAAGAAATGGAGGTGGATCAACTCATTTATCGCCTCTGCCGTTCCCTTTACCATGTGGCCAAGAAAAAATCTGCACAGATCCACTGCCACCCCAACCACCAggagcggcaacaacaacagcagcaagccagcagcagcggctggCGTTCCGTCGAATGTGAGGGTCACTTCTCCAACATGCGCGGCCGTGAGGACTGGTGCCCGTTGTTGCACCTCTTTGATCCAAGGAGTTATTATAAGGTGATGGGGCAACCGAGTCAACACGACGGGTGCAAACTTTGTGGTGATGTGGTGGGTACAGAGAGCAGTCCTGAAGGTGTTTCGCAGTGGCTGATGAGCGAATTGAGCGTAACGCGACTTACGGGTGGCAACAGCAACCACGTGTATCGGCTGGGCCACGCTTCTTTTCCCAAGAAAGCTGTTCTTCTGCGCGTGtatggtgatggtggtggggGTGACGTGATTGACCGGGCCCGGGATATTAAAGTGATGCGACTTATGAGCAAGTCAGAGATGGGTCCAGGCTTATTGCATACTTTCCACTGGGGCCGCGTTGAGGAATTTATGGATGGTGTGTTGACGTGCACGACGGAGAAGCTCCTTACTTCTCCATCCCTACTTGCTGATGTGTATGGAGGTTTAAGTAAGATGCATCAGTTGGATTACACGCCGCTTCTGCCAGAAAACATGAGGACAAAGGGGATGTCTAACGGGCATAATTCATCTCAGAGTGTGAGCGACACGGTTTCTAAATCAGGTGGTGGACAGGAGGGACCTGACGGCACAGTGGGGGGCGTGAATGAGCTGGAAAGCACTTGTCATACCTCTTTCGAGCGTGTATGTCTCCGGTTGCTTAGGTTAGTGTCCTTGAATGTGGTGGAGGAACACCGTCACTCGCTTGAGAGCTGGTTAGCTGGTGAGGTCATGTTCGTGCGAAGGGAACTGCAATATCGTGGGATACCGGTGGTGTTGTCACACAACGATCTAAACCCTGGAAACATTCTTCTTTCCGATGGAGCAGGAGAGGCCAGCGGTACCGTCTTCAGTGACGAGGAGCTGAGAGTGGAGAACACACCGTTGTCAAAGCGTTATGTGACCcgaaaaggcaaaaacatGAACCTTGTGGAGCGCCgtggtttcctttttattgATTTTGAGTACGCGGATGCCAACTACCGCTGCTTCGACCTTGGGAACACGCTTTGCGAGCTGGACTACGACTATACCCGTGGAACAGAAGCGGGAGGCCGGGGATTCATCAAATatctttttgtatttcccccGCCCGCAATGGAGGAGGCATGGCGTGGGCTCGGGGAGGAGTACCCCCGCATGCCGGAGCTCATTTATGATGCCTGGCGTCGTGGCGTGTGTGATGGATCGTCGGATATCGGCTCTGTGGCTTTGCTCGCCGTGAGACGTTACTTCGCAGAGCGGGACAATGTGCCACTTGAGACTGTGGAACTCAGTGAAGCTCAGGTTGGGGAGGTGCTGCTTGGTATGCTCGCCTCGCATCTCTATTGGACAATCTGGTCGATGACAATGGGATCTGCACCGGATAATTGCGTTGAATGCGAGGACTGCGATGATCAGATGTTTGCTGTAGGCGGAAGTGGGCTTGATTACATGCGATATGGTGAATGTCGTCTGCGGGAGTACATTGCTCTGCGTGGTTGGCTCGCAGAGAAGGGGCTTCTTTCCTga
- a CDS encoding pre-mRNA splicing factor ATP-dependent RNA helicase, putative (similar to Putative pre-mRNA splicing factor RNA helicase (DEAH box protein 15)(ATP-dependent RNA helicase #46). (Swiss-Prot:O43143) [Homo sapiens]) has product MLSKRNREGSRGAMGCGEKNPYTGRVLSSRYHALRGVREKLPIFAAKQKIQRLISRYQTLLLVGETGSGKTTQVPQFVLEMNPEHAIACTQPRRVAAISVSERVAEELDVTLGEEVGYCIRFDDTSSDRTRLKYLTDGMLLREAMGDPMLQRYSVIILDEAHERTVHTDILIGAVKDLLHRRPDLRVVVMSATLEERRFQSYFPEAPLVHVSGRMYDVEVYNSRLPEANYLEASIRTAMQIHLYEGPGDILIFLTGEDEIEQAVERLRLGIPMAEHTNADCHKGPVAVLPLYSALPPKEQRKVFQAAPEGTRKIVVATNVAETSLTIDGVVFVIDSGFSKQKVYNPKLRVESLLVTPISQASARQRCGRAGRTRPGKCFRLYTAKAFDTLLQQQTYPEILRCNLGSVILHMKMMGIEDLVNFDFVEPPAPETLMRALELLNYLGAINDDGDMTKFGRRVADFPLEPEMAAMLLHSPEYGCSDDIARICAMMSVQSPFVTPRNDQRGCAMRCRDQFYHPTGDHLALLNVFNAFYEGSNQSGSWASENYLNPRVMKQSVSIYRQLIGIMRRLNLSICSTYSAAQWGGAGDGESDEYANEVRRAVLRGYFTKVALSLPTKNQFLTLKDNVKCLLFPSTFLNRRPKFVVFNELVLTTNTYIRTVTSVSDEWLLEVNPLYFDPSEFEGVSRQVFEELHRRNNRNNAAERDQNKDCLTGHKRRRGGDAPDNGDDDDDDDSS; this is encoded by the coding sequence ATGCTGAGTAAAAGGAACAGGGAGGGGTCGCGAGGAGCGATGGGGTGCGGAGAGAAAAATCCGTACACAGGCCGAGTGCTGAGTTCCCGTTATCATGCGCTTCGCGGCGTCCGTGAGAAGCTCCCAATTTTTgccgcaaaacaaaagattcAACGCCTCATCAGTCGATATCAgacgctgctgctggtgggTGAGACGGGGAGcgggaaaacaacacaagtACCGCAATTTGTGCTGGAGATGAACCCGGAGCATGCCATAGCGTGTACACAACCCCGGCGAGTTGCGGCAATCAGTGTGAGTGAACGTGTTGCAGAGGAGTTGGACGTAACACTTGGTGAAGAAGTTGGTTATTGCATTCGTTTTGATGACACGAGCAGTGACCGCACTCGTCTCAAGTATCTCACGGATGGTATGCTCCTTCGCGAGGCCATGGGTGATCCCATGTTACAGCGCTACAGCGTGATCATCCTTGACGAGGCTCACGAGCGGACGGTGCACACTGACATACTTATCGGAGCGGTAAAAGATCTCCTGCACCGGCGTCCGGATTTGCGCGTTGTGGTGATGTCTGCCACGCTTGAGGAACGCCGCTTTCAGTCATATTTTCCAGAGGCCCCTCTGGTCCACGTTTCCGGTCGAATGTATGATGTTGAGGTGTACAACTCACGGCTGCCGGAAGCAAACTACCTGGAGGCTTCCATACGAACCGCTATGCAGATTCATCTCTATGAAGGGCCGGGCGACATTCTTATATTTTTAACTGGTGAAGATGAGATTGAACAGGCTGTGGAGCGGTTGCGGTTGGGAATACCCATGGCGGAACACACTAACGCAGACTGTCATAAGGGGCCTGTAGCGGTACTTCCACTGTATTCCGCGTTGCCACCAAAGGAACAACGTAAGGTGTTCCAAGCGGCGCCAGAGGGTACACGAAAGATAGTTGTCGCCACGAATGTTGCGGAAACATCGTTAACTATTGATGGTGTTGTATTTGTTATCGATAGCGGGTTCTCCAAACAGAAGGTGTACAACCCAAAGTTGCGTGTTGAGTCGTTGTTGGTGACACCTATCAGTCAGGCAAGTGCTCGACAGCGGTGTGGTCGTGCGGGGCGGACGCGCCCCGGGAAGTGTTTTCGACTTTACACCGCAAAGGCGTTTGATACGCTCCTTCAGCAGCAGACATACCCCGAAATATTACGCTGCAACTTAGGCTCAGTAATTCTTCACATGAAAATGATGGGAATTGAGGACTTGGTGAATTTCGACTTCGTGGAACCCCCAGCCCCGGAGACTCTCATGCGGGCACTGGAACTGCTGAATTATCTTGGTGCCATTAACGACGACGGCGACATGACAAAATTCGGCCGGCGTGTTGCGGATTTCCCGCTAGAACCTGAAATGGCCGCGATGCTTTTGCACAGCCCCGAGTATGGCTGCTCAGACGATATTGCACGCATTTGCGCTATGATGTCTGTTCAAAGTCCATTCGTTACACCGCGGAATGATCAGCGCGGATGCGCCATGCGTTGCAGAGATCAGTTCTACCACCCAACTGGTGACCACCTGGCGCTGTTGAACGTCTTCAACGCCTTCTACGAGGGAAGTAATCAAAGTGGGTCGTGGGCTTCTGAGAATTATCTAAATCCGCGTGTCATGAAGCAGTCGGTGAGCATTTACCGCCAGCTAATTGGTATAATGCGCAGGTTGAATTTGAGCATTTGCAGTACATACTCTGCAGCACAGTGGGGAGGCGCTGGGGATGGAGAATCGGACGAATACGCAAACGAGGTACGTCGAGCCGTGCTTCGTGGTTACTTCACGAAGGTGGCACTCTCACTTCCCACAAAGAACCAATTTCTCACGCTAAAGGATAACGTGAAGTGTCTCTTGTTCCCCTCTACCTTCCTTAACCGCCGCCCAAAGTTTGTTGTCTTCAACGAGCTTGTGCTTacaacaaacacatacatccGGACTGTAACGTCGGTGTCAGATGAATGGCTACTGGAGGTGAATCCATTATATTTTGACCCAAGTGAATTTGAAGGTGTGAGCAGACAAGTGTTTGAGGAGTTGCACCGCCGGAATAACCGCAATAACGCGGCCGAGAGGGACCAAAATAAAGACTGCCTTACCGGGCACAAGCGACGACGTGGAGGAGACGCCCCAGACaacggtgatgatgatgatgatgatgattcgTCTTAG